TGGAGAGATTGATATTATTGCATTAGATAAAGATACTTTAGCATTTATTGAGGTAAAGACCAAAAATTCTAATCTTTTTATTCCTCCTGAACTCAGTGTTAACAAAAAAAAGCAGGGAAAGATAATCAAAGGAGCTCTTCATTATATAAAGGGTAAAGAAGAGAAATTTGATCAGTACAGATTTGATGTTATAGCCATT
This region of Nitrospinota bacterium genomic DNA includes:
- a CDS encoding YraN family protein — encoded protein: GEIDIIALDKDTLAFIEVKTKNSNLFIPPELSVNKKKQGKIIKGALHYIKGKEEKFDQYRFDVIAINTSEENGEKKIKLYKDAFQVPSNTRFV